From Methylobacterium radiodurans, a single genomic window includes:
- a CDS encoding 4Fe-4S binding protein: MPLDTAAIGRGCGSRLVTADQLCGRELDRFRDALAEGGPVTVSCTLQAPLFDEVAEEMEAEERVAYARIRESAGWSSEAAASGPKMAALLAAAAEPVPVAGTVPLESRGVALIYGRDAVAVEAGQRLAEHLDVTVLLSRPGEIAPLHRNTFPVLRGTIRGAKGHLGAFELRIDDYALPAPSSRTHLVFGTPRDGAVSSCDLVLDLSGGAALFPAHEVRPGYLRADPRDPAAVERLVREASHLVGEFDKPRFIDFNGSLCAHSRSRITGCTRCLEVCPTGAITPAGDTVAIDPHVCAGCGSCAAICPTGAAAYALPPAAALMRRLRSLMRAYRAAGGERALVLFHDGDHGEPLIDALGRYGDGLPARVLPVQVNEVTQIGPEAIAALFAYGAAGVRVLTRARPKHDPAPLYRTLDLADTLARALGYDSETDAAIVATIETDDPDALGEALRAAPLGNPTANPAGLVPEGGKRAVLRQAFREMHVAAPAPVARVPLAAGAPFGGLDFRTQDCTLCLSCVSACPTHALTDSADKPLLGFEESLCVQCGLCAATCPEDVITLVPQVDFEAWAAPRRVVKEEEPFCCTVCAKPFGTRATIERVIERLRERHWMFSGPAGEDRIRSLTMCDDCRVEAALNQGFDPHAMPERAKPRTSEDYFRERSDS, encoded by the coding sequence ATGCCCCTCGACACTGCCGCCATCGGCCGGGGCTGCGGCTCCCGCCTCGTTACGGCCGACCAACTCTGCGGCCGGGAGCTCGACCGCTTCCGCGATGCCCTCGCCGAGGGCGGTCCGGTGACGGTATCCTGCACGCTCCAGGCTCCCCTCTTCGACGAGGTCGCCGAGGAGATGGAGGCCGAGGAGCGGGTCGCCTACGCCAGGATCCGCGAGAGCGCTGGCTGGTCGTCCGAGGCGGCCGCTTCCGGTCCGAAGATGGCGGCGCTGCTGGCCGCCGCGGCCGAGCCGGTCCCGGTCGCCGGGACCGTTCCGCTGGAGAGCCGGGGCGTCGCCCTGATCTACGGGCGGGACGCAGTCGCCGTCGAGGCGGGGCAGAGGCTCGCCGAGCACCTCGACGTCACCGTGCTCCTGTCGCGGCCGGGCGAGATCGCGCCGCTCCACCGCAACACCTTCCCGGTCCTGCGGGGCACGATCCGGGGCGCCAAGGGCCATCTCGGCGCGTTCGAGCTGCGCATCGACGACTACGCGCTGCCGGCGCCCTCCTCGCGCACGCACCTCGTCTTCGGGACGCCGCGCGACGGCGCCGTCTCGTCCTGCGATCTCGTGCTCGACCTCTCGGGCGGCGCGGCCCTCTTCCCGGCCCACGAGGTCCGTCCCGGCTACCTGCGCGCCGACCCGCGCGACCCGGCAGCCGTCGAGCGCCTCGTCCGCGAAGCCTCGCACCTCGTCGGTGAATTCGACAAGCCGCGCTTCATCGACTTCAACGGCTCGCTCTGCGCCCATTCGCGCTCGCGCATCACCGGCTGCACCCGCTGCCTGGAGGTCTGCCCGACCGGCGCGATCACGCCGGCGGGCGACACGGTGGCGATCGACCCGCATGTCTGCGCCGGCTGCGGCAGCTGCGCCGCAATCTGTCCGACGGGCGCGGCCGCCTACGCCCTGCCGCCCGCCGCCGCGCTGATGCGGCGCCTGCGCAGCTTGATGCGGGCCTACCGGGCGGCGGGCGGGGAGCGCGCCCTCGTGCTCTTCCACGACGGCGATCACGGCGAGCCGCTGATCGACGCGCTCGGACGCTACGGCGACGGGCTGCCGGCGCGCGTGCTGCCGGTGCAGGTCAATGAGGTCACCCAGATTGGCCCGGAGGCGATCGCGGCGCTCTTCGCCTACGGCGCGGCGGGCGTCCGCGTGCTGACCCGGGCGCGCCCGAAGCACGATCCGGCGCCCCTCTACCGCACTCTGGATCTCGCCGACACCCTGGCGCGCGCGCTGGGCTACGACTCGGAGACCGACGCCGCGATCGTGGCGACGATCGAGACCGACGATCCGGACGCGCTCGGCGAGGCGCTGCGCGCGGCGCCGCTCGGGAACCCGACCGCGAACCCGGCCGGGCTCGTGCCGGAGGGCGGCAAGCGGGCGGTGCTGCGGCAGGCGTTCCGCGAGATGCACGTGGCCGCCCCCGCCCCCGTGGCGCGGGTGCCGCTGGCGGCGGGCGCGCCCTTCGGCGGGCTCGATTTCCGCACGCAGGACTGCACCCTGTGCCTCTCCTGCGTCAGTGCCTGCCCGACCCACGCGCTCACCGACAGCGCCGACAAGCCGCTGCTCGGCTTCGAGGAGAGCCTGTGCGTGCAGTGCGGCCTCTGCGCCGCGACCTGCCCGGAGGACGTGATCACGCTGGTCCCGCAGGTGGATTTCGAGGCCTGGGCGGCGCCGCGGCGCGTTGTGAAGGAGGAGGAGCCCTTCTGCTGCACGGTCTGCGCCAAGCCCTTCGGCACGCGCGCCACGATTGAGCGCGTGATCGAGCGCCTGCGTGAGCGCCACTGGATGTTCAGCGGCCCGGCCGGGGAGGATCGCATCCGCTCGCTGACGATGTGCGACGATTGCCGGGTCGAGGCGGCGCTCAACCAGGGCTTCGACCCGCACGCGATGCCCGAGCGCGCCAAGCCGCGCACGAGCGAGGACTATTTCCGCGAGCGCTCCGACAGCTAG
- a CDS encoding c-type cytochrome: MLSILPAAAQMRGHGGPVRALALSHDGRLAISGSFDQSAILWGLDTGAALGVLRFHEGAVNAVAGLPDGRFASASEDGRIALWRLGRAEPEQVLDGHSGPVAGLAVSADGAALASASWDGTARVWPLAGGAPRVLEGHRGNVNAVAFLPDGRPVTAGADATVRVWPSEGASLTLATLPTALSALAVTADGEIAAAGADATLRFLRADGTVRAAVELGPQPVIALAPSPDGRRIAAATAGGTVAVVERETARVLLRLVGPGLPVWSVAWRPDGTELVTGGGDRLVRRWDARSGEPIGALAMPRPGNPLAAYHGDRGAEVFGACVACHTLTPGEETRAGPTLAGLFGRRIASLPDYRYSEPLKRMDIVWTPETVARLFEVGPARYTPGTKMPEQTIGSAADREALVRFLEKATRQP, translated from the coding sequence ATGCTGTCGATTCTGCCGGCCGCGGCCCAGATGCGAGGGCATGGCGGACCCGTCCGCGCCCTCGCGTTGAGCCACGACGGACGGCTTGCGATCTCGGGCAGCTTCGACCAGTCGGCGATCCTGTGGGGTCTCGACACCGGCGCGGCGCTCGGCGTGCTGCGCTTTCACGAGGGCGCCGTGAACGCGGTCGCGGGCCTGCCCGACGGGCGCTTCGCCAGCGCCTCCGAGGACGGGCGGATCGCCCTATGGCGGCTCGGGCGCGCGGAACCGGAGCAGGTGCTCGACGGGCATTCCGGGCCGGTGGCGGGGCTCGCTGTGTCGGCGGACGGCGCGGCGCTCGCCTCCGCCTCCTGGGACGGGACGGCGCGGGTCTGGCCGCTCGCCGGGGGCGCCCCCCGCGTGCTGGAAGGGCACCGGGGCAACGTCAACGCGGTGGCCTTCCTGCCGGACGGGCGGCCGGTGACGGCGGGCGCCGATGCGACCGTGCGCGTCTGGCCGTCCGAGGGCGCCTCCCTCACCCTCGCGACGCTGCCCACAGCCTTGAGCGCGCTCGCGGTGACCGCGGACGGGGAGATCGCGGCCGCCGGCGCGGACGCGACCCTGCGCTTCCTGCGGGCGGACGGGACGGTCCGCGCCGCCGTCGAGCTCGGGCCGCAGCCGGTGATCGCGCTGGCGCCGTCGCCCGACGGACGCCGCATCGCGGCCGCAACCGCGGGCGGCACCGTGGCGGTCGTCGAGCGGGAGACGGCCCGCGTGCTGCTGCGCCTCGTCGGGCCCGGGCTGCCCGTCTGGTCCGTCGCCTGGCGCCCTGACGGAACCGAACTCGTCACGGGCGGCGGCGACAGGCTCGTCCGGCGCTGGGACGCGCGGAGCGGCGAGCCGATCGGGGCGCTCGCGATGCCGCGCCCCGGCAATCCGCTGGCGGCCTATCACGGCGACCGCGGCGCGGAGGTGTTCGGGGCCTGCGTCGCCTGCCACACCCTGACGCCCGGGGAGGAGACCCGGGCGGGGCCGACGCTCGCCGGCCTCTTCGGCCGCCGCATCGCCAGCCTGCCGGACTACCGCTACTCCGAGCCGCTGAAGCGCATGGACATCGTCTGGACGCCCGAGACCGTGGCGCGCCTCTTCGAGGTCGGCCCGGCCCGCTACACCCCGGGCACGAAGATGCCCGAGCAGACCATCGGCAGCGCCGCCGACCGGGAGGCCTTGGTCCGCTTCCTCGAAAAGGCGACGCGCCAGCCCTAG
- a CDS encoding molybdopterin-binding protein codes for MSRSASAALMPLGDALGLLCATAGPVAERLVPLAFAGGRIAGGTFEAPRALPGGLTAARDGFAVDSAAIVGASPYAPVPLPHRPAWVEAGEALPTGTDAVLPPESLESHGAVADLAVREGARGPGEDLAAGDRLLAAGERIGPLHLLALAIAGLDAIPIRTPCLRLVATGAAAPDGLSPLLAALIAGRGGDSECLAVPDDVEAIASAVGGGDADAVFVLGGSGYGCTDRSVAGLARAGRLHAHGIALRPGETAAVGEAAGRPVLILPGRPEAALAAFLALGAPLLARLAGTVDAPAAPAPLLRKIASVIGLAEIVFVRRNPQGVEPLGGFELPLRRLLQADGFVLVAPEREGHPAGDQVEVRPL; via the coding sequence ATGAGCCGGTCCGCTTCCGCGGCGCTGATGCCGCTCGGGGACGCGCTCGGCCTGCTCTGCGCCACCGCCGGACCTGTCGCGGAGCGGTTGGTGCCGCTGGCCTTCGCCGGCGGCCGGATCGCCGGGGGGACGTTCGAGGCGCCCCGCGCGCTGCCTGGCGGCCTCACGGCCGCGCGCGACGGCTTCGCGGTGGATTCGGCCGCGATCGTCGGGGCCTCGCCCTACGCCCCCGTCCCGCTGCCGCACCGGCCGGCCTGGGTCGAAGCGGGCGAGGCGTTGCCCACCGGCACAGATGCCGTGCTCCCTCCCGAGAGCCTAGAGTCGCACGGCGCCGTGGCGGATCTCGCTGTCCGCGAGGGCGCGCGCGGGCCCGGCGAGGACCTCGCGGCGGGCGACCGCCTGCTCGCGGCGGGCGAGCGGATCGGCCCTCTCCACCTCCTCGCCCTTGCGATCGCCGGACTGGACGCGATTCCAATCCGGACGCCCTGCCTGCGCCTCGTCGCCACCGGCGCTGCGGCGCCGGACGGTCTGTCCCCGCTTCTCGCCGCCCTGATCGCCGGGCGGGGCGGCGACAGTGAGTGCCTCGCCGTGCCGGACGATGTCGAGGCCATCGCCTCCGCCGTCGGTGGTGGCGACGCCGACGCGGTGTTCGTTCTCGGCGGCAGCGGCTATGGCTGCACCGACCGAAGCGTCGCAGGACTGGCCCGCGCGGGCCGGCTGCACGCCCACGGTATCGCCCTGCGGCCCGGCGAGACCGCCGCGGTCGGCGAGGCGGCGGGTCGTCCGGTCCTGATCCTGCCGGGACGGCCCGAGGCGGCGCTCGCCGCCTTCCTGGCCCTCGGTGCCCCGCTCCTCGCGCGTCTCGCGGGGACGGTGGACGCTCCGGCGGCGCCCGCCCCCCTCCTGCGCAAGATCGCGTCCGTCATCGGTCTCGCCGAGATCGTCTTTGTCCGCCGTAACCCGCAGGGCGTCGAGCCGCTCGGCGGCTTCGAGCTTCCGCTGCGTCGCCTCCTGCAGGCGGACGGGTTCGTGCTGGTGGCGCCAGAGCGCGAGGGCCATCCCGCAGGCGATCAGGTCGAGGTCCGGCCGCTATGA
- a CDS encoding molybdopterin biosynthesis protein produces MMSDDPAAFAERLAAASRQEQFLTVVSREAALDAFRAAVPHAALPAEPVPLAEALGRVLAADLASPIDVPPFDRALVDGFALRAVDVEGAGPASPRRLALNREVLACGVAPTLTVEAGTATPIATGGMIPRGADAVVMVEQTEFDADALAIEVAAAVRPGQFVGYAGADMAAGETVLRRGTVTTAREIGMLAACGLATVAVVRRPKVAVLSTGDELVAPGEPLRPGAIYDSNGEIVAASVAENGGVPVPRGIVRDDEVALEEALRAALADHDLVVLSGGTSKGAGDVSHRILSRLGAPGILVHGVALKPGKPLCLAAAQGKPIVVLPGFPTSAMFTFHDFVVPLVRALAGLPPREEETVEAVLPQRLPSELGRTEFVMASLVRGPQGLAALPLPKGSGSVTAFSQADGFFAVPASRAGMEAGETVQVVRLGAGVRPPDLTVVGSHCVGLDRVVGLLSERGYRARTMWVGSAGGLAALRRGECDLAAMHLFDPASGRYNAPFLDPGMVLIPGWRRLQGVVFRAGDARFAGRDAAGAVAAALADRQAVMVNRNAGSGTRLLVDGLLDGTRPAGFWNQPRSHNAVAAAVAQGRADWGVAIASVAEAYGLGFLPLTEEHYDLACREGAERNPALAAFLDLLGTPEAEAALRGLGFVPAERSAGRAP; encoded by the coding sequence ATGATGTCCGACGATCCCGCCGCCTTCGCCGAGCGGCTCGCCGCCGCCTCCCGCCAGGAGCAGTTCCTCACTGTGGTGAGCCGTGAGGCGGCGCTCGACGCCTTCCGGGCCGCCGTGCCGCACGCGGCGCTGCCGGCCGAGCCGGTGCCGCTGGCCGAGGCGCTGGGCCGGGTGCTCGCCGCCGATCTCGCCTCGCCGATCGACGTGCCGCCCTTCGACCGCGCCCTCGTCGACGGCTTCGCGCTGAGGGCCGTCGATGTCGAGGGCGCCGGTCCCGCGAGCCCGCGCCGCCTCGCGCTCAACCGGGAGGTCCTGGCCTGCGGTGTTGCACCCACACTGACAGTTGAAGCCGGGACGGCGACGCCGATCGCCACCGGCGGTATGATCCCGCGCGGTGCCGACGCGGTGGTGATGGTCGAGCAGACCGAGTTCGACGCCGACGCGCTCGCGATCGAGGTCGCCGCCGCGGTCCGGCCCGGCCAGTTCGTGGGCTATGCCGGCGCGGACATGGCGGCGGGCGAGACGGTGCTGCGCCGGGGCACGGTGACCACCGCCCGCGAGATCGGCATGCTGGCGGCCTGCGGACTCGCCACAGTGGCGGTCGTGCGCCGCCCGAAGGTCGCGGTCCTCTCCACGGGCGACGAGCTGGTAGCGCCGGGCGAGCCCCTGCGGCCGGGCGCGATCTACGATTCCAACGGTGAGATCGTGGCGGCCTCCGTCGCGGAGAATGGCGGCGTGCCCGTGCCGCGCGGCATCGTGCGCGACGACGAGGTGGCGCTGGAGGAGGCCCTGCGGGCGGCGCTGGCCGACCACGACCTCGTCGTGCTCTCGGGCGGCACCTCCAAGGGAGCGGGCGACGTCTCCCACCGGATCCTGTCGCGGCTCGGCGCGCCCGGCATCCTCGTGCACGGCGTCGCCCTGAAGCCCGGCAAGCCGCTCTGCCTCGCGGCGGCACAGGGCAAGCCGATCGTCGTGCTGCCGGGCTTCCCGACCTCGGCGATGTTCACCTTCCACGATTTCGTCGTGCCGCTGGTGCGGGCGCTCGCCGGCCTGCCGCCGCGCGAGGAGGAGACCGTGGAGGCGGTGCTGCCGCAGCGCCTGCCCTCGGAACTCGGCCGCACCGAATTCGTGATGGCCTCGCTCGTGCGCGGTCCGCAGGGTCTGGCGGCTCTGCCTCTGCCGAAGGGCTCGGGATCCGTGACCGCCTTCTCGCAGGCGGACGGATTCTTCGCGGTGCCGGCGTCCCGGGCCGGGATGGAGGCGGGCGAGACCGTACAGGTGGTGCGGCTCGGCGCGGGCGTGCGCCCCCCGGACCTCACGGTCGTCGGCAGCCACTGCGTCGGGCTCGACCGCGTCGTGGGGCTGCTCTCCGAGCGCGGCTACCGCGCCCGCACCATGTGGGTCGGCTCGGCGGGCGGTCTCGCCGCCCTGCGCCGGGGCGAGTGCGACCTCGCCGCCATGCACCTCTTCGATCCTGCGAGCGGGCGCTACAACGCGCCCTTCCTCGATCCCGGCATGGTGCTCATCCCCGGATGGCGTCGGCTGCAGGGCGTGGTCTTCCGTGCCGGGGACGCGCGCTTCGCGGGCCGCGACGCGGCCGGGGCGGTGGCCGCGGCCCTCGCCGATCGGCAAGCCGTGATGGTCAACCGCAACGCGGGCTCGGGCACCCGCCTTCTCGTGGACGGACTCCTCGACGGCACCCGTCCCGCCGGGTTCTGGAACCAGCCGCGCTCGCACAACGCCGTGGCGGCGGCCGTCGCGCAGGGCCGGGCCGATTGGGGCGTCGCGATCGCGAGCGTCGCGGAGGCCTACGGGCTCGGCTTCCTGCCGCTCACCGAGGAGCATTACGATCTCGCCTGCCGCGAGGGCGCCGAGCGGAACCCGGCACTCGCCGCCTTCCTCGACCTCCTCGGCACGCCGGAGGCGGAAGCGGCGCTCCGCGGCCTCGGCTTCGTCCCGGCGGAGCGCTCGGCGGGGCGTGCACCATGA
- the mobB gene encoding molybdopterin-guanine dinucleotide biosynthesis protein B: MSGLRVIGLAGWSGAGKTTLLARLIPLLVGRGVRVATLKHAHHAFDVDHPGKDSHVHRQAGASEVIVSSARRWAQIREVGEGEEARLADLLRRLTPEGLAIVEGFKREAHPKLEVFRAANGREPLHPVDPRIFGIASDRPFPDAGRPVVHLDDIAGIADLVLDRAEPLDAVLTRLEHP; encoded by the coding sequence ATGAGCGGCCTGCGCGTCATCGGGCTCGCGGGTTGGAGCGGTGCCGGCAAGACCACGCTGCTCGCCCGGCTCATCCCGCTGCTGGTCGGGCGGGGCGTGCGCGTCGCGACCCTGAAGCATGCCCACCACGCCTTCGACGTCGATCATCCCGGCAAGGATTCGCACGTCCACCGGCAGGCCGGAGCCAGCGAGGTCATCGTCTCGTCCGCGCGCCGCTGGGCCCAGATCCGCGAGGTTGGGGAGGGTGAGGAGGCGCGGCTCGCCGACCTGCTCCGCCGCCTCACGCCCGAGGGCCTCGCGATTGTCGAGGGGTTCAAGCGCGAGGCGCATCCGAAGCTCGAAGTGTTCCGGGCGGCGAACGGCCGCGAGCCCCTGCACCCGGTAGACCCCCGCATCTTCGGCATCGCGAGCGACCGGCCTTTCCCGGATGCCGGCCGGCCCGTGGTGCATCTCGACGACATCGCGGGAATCGCCGATCTCGTCCTCGACCGCGCCGAGCCCCTGGACGCGGTCCTGACCCGGCTGGAGCACCCCTGA
- the glp gene encoding gephyrin-like molybdotransferase Glp — MAQVTDDCFAFGNRPMRIEEATALIAERMPVLAGIETLPLAAADGRIAAEDVLARHDLPPFANSAVDGYAVRHVDLAQGSETVLPVSGRLAAGAAAGSQTIVGAVRIFTGAPMPPGADTVFMQEDVRLDGDRVVLPPGLKPGANARPAGEDLARGALAIPAGRRLRPAELALAAATGHAELAVRRRLRVGLFSTGDELAEPGSPLRPGSIHDSNRVLLAALLTRLGVAVTDLGILRDEPGSLAARLAEAARDHDVILTSGGVSVGEEDHVKGAVESLGQLMLWRLAIKPGRPVAVGLVHGTPFVGLPGNPVAVYVTLLFVVRPLLARLGGAAPEKPVAWPVRSAFAYRKKAGRREFVRVCLDRAADGGLEARKFARDGAGVLTSLTGSDGLVELPDEATAVAPGESLAYYPHALLW; from the coding sequence ATGGCACAGGTCACGGACGACTGCTTCGCCTTCGGGAACCGGCCGATGCGGATCGAGGAGGCCACGGCCCTCATCGCCGAGCGCATGCCGGTGCTCGCCGGGATCGAGACCTTGCCCCTCGCCGCCGCGGACGGGCGGATCGCTGCCGAGGACGTCCTCGCGCGCCACGATCTGCCGCCCTTCGCCAACTCGGCGGTCGACGGCTACGCCGTGAGGCACGTCGACTTGGCGCAGGGCAGCGAGACCGTACTGCCGGTGAGCGGCCGGCTCGCGGCGGGCGCGGCGGCGGGCTCGCAAACGATCGTAGGCGCCGTTCGCATCTTCACCGGCGCCCCGATGCCGCCGGGCGCCGACACGGTCTTCATGCAGGAGGACGTGCGCCTCGATGGCGACCGGGTCGTCCTGCCGCCAGGGCTCAAGCCCGGCGCGAACGCCCGCCCTGCCGGCGAGGATCTGGCCCGCGGCGCGCTCGCGATCCCGGCCGGCCGGCGCCTGCGCCCGGCCGAACTCGCGCTCGCCGCGGCCACCGGCCACGCCGAACTCGCGGTGCGCCGTCGCCTGCGGGTCGGGCTGTTCTCCACCGGCGACGAACTCGCCGAGCCGGGTTCGCCGTTGCGGCCAGGGTCTATCCACGATTCGAACCGGGTGCTGCTCGCCGCCCTGCTGACCCGCCTCGGCGTCGCGGTGACCGATCTCGGCATCCTGCGCGACGAGCCCGGGAGCCTGGCCGCCCGGCTCGCCGAGGCCGCGCGCGACCACGACGTGATCCTGACCTCGGGCGGAGTCTCGGTCGGCGAGGAGGACCACGTTAAGGGAGCCGTCGAGTCGCTCGGACAGCTGATGCTCTGGCGCCTCGCGATCAAGCCGGGCCGCCCAGTCGCGGTGGGCCTCGTTCACGGCACGCCCTTCGTCGGCCTGCCGGGCAACCCGGTCGCCGTCTACGTCACCCTGCTCTTCGTGGTGCGCCCGCTCCTCGCCCGCCTCGGCGGCGCGGCGCCTGAGAAGCCGGTGGCCTGGCCCGTCCGCTCCGCCTTCGCGTACCGCAAGAAGGCGGGCCGGCGCGAGTTTGTGCGGGTCTGCCTCGATCGCGCGGCCGACGGTGGACTGGAGGCGCGCAAGTTCGCCCGCGACGGTGCCGGCGTGCTGACCTCGCTGACCGGGAGCGACGGCCTCGTTGAACTGCCCGACGAGGCAACCGCAGTCGCGCCGGGAGAGAGCCTCGCCTACTACCCGCACGCGCTTCTCTGGTAA
- a CDS encoding ABC transporter permease yields the protein MAILQETLARLWTLDRDVLAIAWLSLRVSLTAVSIGLLLGIPLGALVAVASFPGRGVLIGLLNAFMGLPPVIVGLVLYLVLSRSGPLGSLGLLFTPSAMIAAQATLATPLVAALTRQVVADAQVHLGEQLRSLGLSAPLRAGILIYDVRFSLVTAALAAFGRAISEIGAVLVVGGNIDGHTRTMTTAISLETQKGDLSLALALGLVLMSLVVVVNAAAALLRGHAARAYG from the coding sequence GTGGCGATCCTTCAGGAAACCCTTGCCCGCCTCTGGACCCTCGACCGCGACGTTCTGGCGATCGCGTGGCTGTCGCTGCGCGTCAGCCTGACGGCGGTGTCGATCGGGCTTCTTCTCGGCATACCACTTGGCGCCCTCGTCGCCGTCGCCTCCTTCCCCGGCCGCGGTGTCCTCATCGGCCTGCTCAACGCCTTCATGGGACTGCCGCCGGTCATCGTCGGCCTCGTCCTCTACCTCGTCCTTTCGCGCTCCGGGCCGCTCGGTTCGCTCGGCCTCCTTTTCACCCCCTCGGCGATGATCGCCGCACAGGCGACTCTCGCCACGCCGCTCGTCGCCGCGCTGACCCGCCAAGTGGTGGCCGACGCCCAGGTTCATCTCGGCGAGCAGCTGCGCTCGCTCGGCCTCTCCGCGCCCCTGCGAGCCGGCATCCTGATCTACGACGTTCGGTTCTCGCTGGTGACGGCGGCGCTTGCAGCCTTCGGCCGGGCGATCTCCGAGATCGGCGCCGTCCTGGTCGTCGGCGGCAACATCGACGGGCACACGCGCACAATGACCACCGCGATCTCCCTGGAGACCCAGAAGGGCGATCTAAGCCTCGCTCTCGCGCTCGGCCTCGTGCTGATGAGCCTCGTCGTGGTGGTAAATGCCGCCGCCGCCCTCCTGCGCGGTCACGCTGCCCGGGCCTATGGATAA
- a CDS encoding PRC-barrel domain-containing protein, producing the protein MARVVVLTVLALGASLPASAAETGQPARADSPAQPFITGPIPGAIRASKVIGLPVVGGDHVRVGKIEDVLLDGSGRVQAAVIGVGGFLGLGEKSVAVPFDQLAWNFGDVPLTSGPNSIVTVDAAPDARAAAKAGPETMPGVDTSRDVLAAVQNQHSDRVTDATGSVEPRKQNDAPATILVGDKLWHAEIRLTKAQLLEAPAFRFDAPRP; encoded by the coding sequence ATGGCCAGGGTCGTCGTATTGACCGTTCTCGCCCTGGGCGCGTCGCTTCCCGCCTCCGCCGCGGAGACGGGGCAGCCCGCGCGGGCGGACTCACCGGCCCAGCCCTTCATCACGGGCCCCATCCCGGGCGCGATCCGGGCCTCCAAGGTCATCGGCCTGCCCGTGGTCGGGGGGGACCATGTGCGTGTTGGCAAGATCGAGGATGTGCTGCTCGACGGGAGCGGGCGCGTGCAGGCGGCCGTCATCGGGGTCGGAGGCTTCTTGGGCCTGGGCGAGAAATCGGTCGCCGTGCCGTTCGACCAACTGGCCTGGAACTTCGGCGACGTCCCGCTCACGAGCGGTCCGAACTCGATCGTGACCGTCGACGCGGCGCCCGACGCGCGGGCGGCTGCCAAGGCTGGTCCGGAGACCATGCCGGGCGTCGATACGAGCCGGGACGTGCTCGCCGCGGTGCAGAACCAGCACAGCGACCGCGTCACCGACGCGACCGGCTCCGTGGAGCCACGGAAGCAGAACGATGCACCCGCGACGATCCTCGTGGGCGACAAGCTCTGGCACGCCGAGATTCGCCTGACCAAGGCACAGCTCCTGGAAGCTCCGGCTTTCCGGTTCGACGCGCCCCGGCCTTGA
- a CDS encoding ComEA family DNA-binding protein, giving the protein MIDLNTATAEELDRLPALRGHGFEIVRYREERGRFTSLRQLDEVPGLAGKTDGVSGALTVEAPEQGG; this is encoded by the coding sequence ATGATTGATCTCAACACAGCCACGGCCGAGGAGCTGGACCGCCTCCCGGCTCTCAGAGGCCACGGTTTCGAGATCGTGCGCTACCGCGAGGAGCGCGGCCGATTCACCAGCTTGCGGCAGCTCGACGAGGTTCCGGGTCTCGCCGGTAAGACGGATGGGGTGTCCGGCGCGCTCACCGTCGAAGCTCCGGAGCAGGGCGGCTGA
- the ssb gene encoding single-stranded DNA-binding protein, giving the protein MAGSVNKVILVGNLGRDPETRRLGSGDPVVNLRLATSETWKDKASGERKERTEWHSVVIYNENLARVAEQYLRKGSKVYIEGSLQTRKWTDNSGVEKYTTEVVLQRFRGEMTILDGRGGGGGDFASDDDGGSSGQVSRGGDYGGGRAQGGERRPAQASSSGGGGGRGNYDLDDDIPF; this is encoded by the coding sequence ATGGCGGGCAGCGTGAACAAGGTGATCCTGGTGGGCAATCTCGGGCGCGACCCCGAGACGCGCCGGCTCGGATCGGGCGACCCGGTGGTGAACCTGCGGCTCGCCACCTCGGAAACCTGGAAGGACAAGGCCTCCGGCGAGCGCAAGGAGCGCACCGAGTGGCACTCGGTGGTGATCTACAACGAGAACCTCGCGCGCGTGGCCGAGCAGTACCTGCGCAAGGGCTCGAAGGTCTATATCGAGGGCTCGCTCCAGACCCGGAAGTGGACGGACAACTCGGGCGTCGAGAAGTACACGACCGAGGTGGTGCTCCAGCGCTTCCGCGGCGAGATGACGATCCTCGACGGGCGCGGCGGTGGCGGCGGCGACTTCGCGTCAGACGACGATGGCGGCAGCAGCGGGCAGGTCAGTCGCGGCGGCGATTACGGCGGCGGTCGCGCCCAGGGCGGTGAGCGTCGGCCGGCTCAGGCGAGCAGCAGCGGTGGCGGCGGCGGGCGCGGCAACTACGACCTCGACGACGATATCCCGTTCTAG